A window of Procambarus clarkii isolate CNS0578487 chromosome 9, FALCON_Pclarkii_2.0, whole genome shotgun sequence contains these coding sequences:
- the LOC123766177 gene encoding probable cytochrome P450 49a1 yields the protein MLGVVRLGLVRAVWRPAPPWSRALSVTVTSHQVTAAAEQTSAVKPLSAVPGPPSYPFVGTSPSMLLDKSFSKRKIHIYFQKMVEKYGPIVKLSQPFMPPMVLVSRPDDVETVIRATMDNPIRDGFTSFQKIREEAVNNYFENKTGILTENGEEWWRVRSRVQTNMMRVKEVVHYLPVMDQITLEFMDRISSLQSQFGEMPSDFQNELYKFALESVASVALNRRLGCLDPNIAEDSEPMKMIKLVNVLFHSLNDAEFSAHLWKVFPTPSFKRLKNSHQEFLEIADRNIRETETELLAKPAGEGQEVTLMEALLLKPGLTRKDVVTLILDMLFAGIDTTSHTLAFALYQLARNPEAQARLQEEVDAVLGDHRGPLTRQHLAQFFYLKAVLKESMRVLPTVMGTSRTLDKDLVLGGYLIPKGWSVMIMTMTMGWDESIFPRAKEFLPERWMRNKPLGPINPFATLQFGAGTRMCIGRRIAEQEMFTFLIRVMQRFTVDYKYEDIELESRLVFAPSQPLRFTFTPRN from the exons ATGTTAGGCGTAGTGAGGCTGGGGCTGGTGCGGGCTGTGTGGCGCCCAGCGCCTCCCTGGTCACGTGCCCTCTCAGTCACAGTCACATCTCAccaagtaacagcagcagcagagcagaCGTCAGCAGTAAAACCGCTCTCTGCAGTACCAGGACCACCAAGTTACCCTTTTGTGGGGACTTCTCCCTCCATGCTACTAGACAAAT CCTTCTCTAAGAGAAAGATTCACATCTACTTCCAAAAGATGGTTGAGAAGTATGGCCCCATTGTTAAATTATCGCAGCCATTTATGCCCCCGATGGTGCTAGTGTCCCGCCCTGACGACGTGGAGACTGTGATACGAGCCACCATGGACAACCCTATTAGGGACGGCTTCACTTCCTTCCAGAAGATCAGGGAGGAGGCTGTCAACAACTACTTCGAGAATAAAACTGGAATATTGACTGA GAATGGGGAGGAGTGGTGGAGAGTCCGCAGCCGAGTGCAGACGAATATGATGAGGGTCAAGGAGGTGGTGCACTATCTGCCTGTCATGGATCAAATTACTTTGGAGTTCATGGACAG AATTTCATCACTTCAGTCCCAGTTTGGAGAAATGCCGAGTGATTTCCAGAATGAATTATACAAGTTTGCTCTTGAGT CTGTTGCTTCTGTGGCATTGAATCGTCGGCTTGGGTGTCTGGACCCAAACATTGCAGAGGACTCTGAACCCATGAAGATGATCAAATTGGTAAATGTATTATTTCATTCTCTGAATGACGCAGAATTCAGCGCTCACCTTTGGAAGGTGTTCCCGACCCCGTCCTTCAAGAGGCTCAAGAACAGTCACCAGGAGTTCTTAGA AATTGCGGACAGGAACATACGCGAGACGGAGACTGAGCTGCTGGCCAAGCCTGCTGGTGAGGGCCAGGAGGTGACGCTGATGGAGGCGCTGCTCCTCAAGCCGGGACTCACCCGTAAGGACGTCGTCACCCTCATTCTCGACATGCTCTTCGCCGGCATCGACACG ACCTCCCACACGCTGGCCTTCGCTCTGTACCAGCTGGCCAGGAACCCGGAGGCGCAGGCACGGCTGCAGGAGGAGGTGGACGCGGTGCTCGGCGACCATCGGGGACCCCTCACACGGCAACACTTGGCTCAGTTCTTCTACCTCAAGGCTGTCCTCAAAGAGTCCATGAG AGTACTTCCCACAGTGATGGGGACGAGCAGAACCCTGGATAAGGATCTTGTCCTCGGTGGATACTTAATTCCTAAAGGG TGGTCAGTGATGATCATGACCATGACGATGGGCTGGGATGAGTCGATATTCCCTCGGGCGAAGGAGTTCCTTCCTGAGCGCTGGATGAGGAACAAGCCTCTGGGGCCCATCAACCCCTTCGCCACCCTTCAGTTCGGAGCTGGAACCCGGATGTGTATCGGTCGACGCATTGCTGAACAAGAAATGTTCACATTCCTCATCAGG